The genomic window ATGtctaatacagtatattttgctttaaaatcagAGATTTTCAAGAAAAGGCAACATTGTATTTAAGCTGGTCTGGTATACCGTTACAAGACAACTAGCTAAATTAGCATGTTGATATATTTTTACTCGGTTTGGTGAATGTGCCATTGCATGCTGCTGAATGTGATCGGGaagttctgtgtttttttatgagtaGCTCTTGCTGTATTACGGCACCCTTTTTCTTTATCTAGCAATCTATGCTAGCTTCCTAGCTTTGGTGGTTAATAGTTAACGGTTATAGCTTGTTAGACTACCTAAAACGTCTTTAGAACTGGTGACCTACTGGTTTAGACATGTATTTTACGTATTTTATGAATTAAAGTCAATTTTATGAAACGACTGGTTTGTTAATCAATCGATGTCGTTTCCTCAGGTATAGAGAATCTGCCGTTTGAGCTGCAGAGGAATTTCCAGCTCATGAGAGACCTGGACGAGCGGACTGAGGGTAAACCGCCATCGTTACTTccaatttgtattattttagatattttgttTAAACCTGACCTGGTCCTTTCTGCTTGCGCGTGTTTCCTGTCATTTGGAAGAATGCTAATTCAACGTTGAACACTCCTGTCCAGAACCGGGTTTAGCGAAAACACTCGTTCTATTTGTCAATACACATTCAGCGAGTTTACAGAAGTTTACTGTGTTTACATCCCTGAAGTTCTGTCAGTATTCATTCTTTGTAGTCTAATGTCCCATTTACGCTTAGTACCCTCTCCCTTGTAATATCTTAGACCTGAAGGGGCAGATCGACTCACTTGCGCGGGAGTACACAACCAGCGCGCGGACTCTGTCTTCAGAGCAAAAGCTTTCCCTTCTGCGGCAGATCCAGCAGTCTTATGGCAAGTGCAAGGAGTTTGGGGACGACAAGATCCAGCTGGCCATGCAGACCTATGAGATGGTCAGTACCTGCTTCAATATGGCGTCCTGGCCATGTCCACCGAGGTGGCCGTTGGGTGCATTTGAATTGTATTGCACAGTACAACTTATCAAATGCTAGTTCTAAATCCCAAATACTGCTTATGTGTCAAAGAAGTTAAATATGACAGATGGAAACATAGGTGACTAATATTCAAAAGTGTGCACACCtacacaaaatatttagaaagaTATAAATCTCATGAAGTAGTTCCCCGCTCACCTTTCAATTTCACATGAGTTTGACTGTTGCAAGCAGCTAATCTTGCATCTATCGTAAgttatggaatatatacatttgattttaatgGAAATCTAATTGTTTCCATTAATATATTGGTAtacttcttacattacattgcatttagcagacgttcttatccagagcgacttacacaattttaacatagcatttacattgcatccatttatactgctggagatatactgaagcaatgcagattaagtaccttcctcaagggtacaatggcagtgcccttcccaggaatcgaacctgtgaccattaggttacaagaccggttccttacccattataataCACTGCTGCCCACTTGTGATTGATTGTGATTTTTTGTGTTGCCGTAAGTTTAATTCTACTTTTTCATGTTTCTCAGGTGGACAAACACATCCGTCGGCTAGACACTGACTTGGCCCGCTTTGAGGCAGACCTCAAAGAGAAGCAGTTGGAGAGCACTGACTACGACTCCGCCTCCAGCAAGGGCAACAAGGGTGCgtctcacagctgtgtgtggtcTTTGTGTGTTAGGGTTTGGGCTTATTCTTTCTTAAGAGAGCGCAAAATGATACGTGGCTTGTGATGAAGTGAAGCGCGTTGAGTGGTGCTCAGTTTGCTTGGTGGTATTATTGGTACTGTGCCCACAATTTACAAAGATGAGCAAGAGTGGGTTCTGAGGGCCAAGTGCAACTAATGACCACTGATTCACACCCTGATGAAGAAGAGCAATGGAGGAAAAGTGCTGGATCTTAGTCTCTGCCTTCAGCCTATAATCTATGCACTATCGGagtgtaggacggagtgtagcacagggggtaaggaactggacttgtaaccgaaaggtcgcaggttcccgggtaggacactgccattgtactctcgagcaaggtacttaaccgaaattgcttcagtatatatccagctgtataaatggatataatgtaaaatgctatgttaaaaagttgtgtaagtcgctctggataagagcgtctgctaaatgcctgtaatgtaataatatccAAATGCCTTACCTGCTGCCCCCTAGAGGAGAGAAAAATACCAGTGACCAAGCACCAGTTAAAACACCGCTGTGTTGATCTCCTAGAAGTGCTTATCGACTAAGAGGGAATACAATTTCTTGCGTACTTCAGTAACCATTCAAAACTACACACTCAACAGAGAAAAAATTCTGTGTATGTGAGGAATTTACTGTAATGGTCCCTATTGCAGTTGGGCATTCTTAAACACTGGGCAGAGAAAACAattttgaattgaaaatggTAGTACaaattttcagcatttaaatcATGTTCTTGTGATCACTGTCCTATTGGGTTGTGAATGCTGCTGTGTTAGTCTGTTCCCGCTCTTTTTTTCAGCAGAGTCACGGGGGCTAAAAGACAAGAAGGTCGCCCGAACTCGGTCAAAGGTAAAGAACTCTGATGACGACAGCAGCCCCAAGAACGGACAGAAGAAAGTCAAGCTCATACACACGTACGTACATATGCTCGCTTTTGCGTGTCACGTTCTCAGGACCTCCTGTCCTCTCCGCGTGTGGGGCTTCGTCTTTTATGAGtcttaccttttttattttttccttttttgtttgtgtgctttgtAGTTACAGCCTCAGAGCGTCATTCATGGAACTTACGTTGTGGTTTTTTTGTGACAGACGTTTGCTGAAGGTTGAATAGTCAGCAGATTCTTGTATTCCCtctgtacatttcattttttttttcatgtatttcatttatttaaaaattacagcCCCAAACTAACATTACAAAAATGCCCCACCATTGCACAGACCACAAAATACAGGTTAAATAAGTGTATCGTAGTAAAGGCCCGTATAGGAATGATAACAAGGTACAGACACACTTTGAGTGGCAGTCTGGGCAGTGGTGTGGGTGTCCGATCAGTCTGTCCAGCCAGTCTCTTACGCCGCTCCCTGTCACTCTCCCTCTGGCTCTGTGGCATCCATTTGATCCCCTGACCTGGCTTCCTTTGCCAACAGCAACTAAAATCCTTCATACAGATGACAGTGAATGTACACAGTCTATTATAAGACGAGCCTGACCATGAAGCTCTTCCGTCTTGTCTTTCTGCTTCGCCTGTTTAGCCAGAGGGCCATTTTTGTGTCCGGTACGAGACATGCCAGTTATATAAATTGGGCGCTTATCAGTCTGTAGCTGAAAGTCCATGAGAAATGAGCAGATCAACAGAACGCTACATCGTTTCGGATTTTAGAGGAGCTGCAATATATCATTCTGACATCAGAATGCAGTGACCAGCCActgatattttttgtttctcgTTTTACAGACTGATGTCTGTGGTCTGATGTTTTTTAGTAGCATGCGTTTGCTCCTTAAATCTGGCACAGATATGAGTGAGGTTTCGAGCCATTGTGGCTCTTCAGTGGACTCATCAGATTACAATGAGAAATCGCAATGACACGGAACATCACTCATCTTTGCTGAGGGGAAAATGTAGCATTCAGATTCATCCTTCATATGCGATCGAGTGCTCCGTTTTAGCACCCTGTCAGAACCATTGGATTTTTCTCTGTCGTATAATAAAAATTTGTTTGCACAGTTGTATAATGGATGATGACTTCAGTGTTCAGTCTCTGCAGATTGTCAACTGTGTCACTCTCTGTCCACAGAGTAGAGTTCCCCGCCCCCACAGTCAACTTTGGGAACGTCCACCCCTCCGATGTGCTGGACATGCCAGTGGACCCCAATGAGCCCACCTACTGCCTGTGCCACCAGGTGTCCTACGGAGAGATGATCGGCTGCGATAACACTGACGTGAGTCCAGAATGCGCCGTGCTGCAGGCTGGTATTATTGCGCTGCACTGTGAGGGGAATGCGCCGTACTGCAGGCTGGTATTATTGCGCTGCACTGTGAGGGGAATGCGCCGTGCTGCAGGCTGGTATTATTGCGCTGCACTGTGAGGGGAATGCGCCGTGCTGCAGGCTGGTATTATTGCGCTACACTGTGAGGGGAATGCGCCGTGCTGCAGGCTGGTATTATTGCGCTACACTGTGAGGGGAATGCGCCATGCTGCAGGCTGGTATTATTGCGCTGCACTGTGAGGGGAATGCACCATGCTGCAGGCTGGTATTATTGCGCTGCACTGTGAGGGGAATGCGCCGTGCTGCAGGCTGGTATTATTGCGCTACACTGTGAGGGGAATGTGCCGTGCTGCAGGCTGGTATTATTGCGCTACACTGTGAGGGGAATGCGCCGTGCTGCAGGCTGGTATTATTGTGCTACACTGTGAGGGGAATGCGCCGTGCTGCAGGCTGGTATTATTGCGCTACACTGTGAGGGGAATGCGCCGTTCTGCAGGCTGGTATTATTGTGCTACACTGTGAGGGGAATGCACCATGCTGCAGGCTGGTATTATTGTGCTACACTGTGAGGGGAATGCACCATGCTGCAGGCTGGTATTATTGCGCTGCACTGTGAGGGGAATGCGCCGTGCTGCAGGCTGGTATTATTGCGCTGCACTGTGAGGGGAATGCGCCGTGCTGCAGGCTGGTATTATTGCGCTGCACCGTGAGGGGATTGCGCCGTTCTGCAGGCTGGTATTATTGCGCTACACTGTGAGGGGAATGCGCCGTGCTGCAGGCTGGTATTATTGCGCTACACTGTGAGGGGAATGCGCCGTTCTGCAGGCTGGTATTATTGTGCTACACTGTGAGGGGAATGCGCCGTGCTGCAGGCTGGTATTATTGCGCTGCACTGTGAGGGGAATGTATGGAAACTCAGCTgcgctgtgctgctgttttgcaGTGTTCCATCGAGTGGTTCCACTTTGCCTGTGTTGGACTGACAACAAAGCCCAGAGGAAAATGGTAAGAAGAGGGTGAAGAGAAACACAGGTCACCCAGTTAAtaatattaatcacaataataatactattacCTCCAGTTTATGTCAGCTTGGTGGTTTTTCAAGTTCTCAGGATTAAGTTATCAGTTTTTCTCACAAGTGTGCTCGTTTAGTTTTGTCTGTTCAAAACGTCCACTGTGAAGCACTGTGTGACTGCTTGTTTGTGAATGTATAGATTTCCTCCTACCGTGTATAGTGAAGGCTATTCAGAACATACCTGACCCTCATGGGCACAGTATTAAGACTGTTGAGCATCCCTATTTTTCTGGGGTTTTTGACAGGTACTGCCCACGTTGTTCCCAGGAAAGGAAGAAGAAATGAAGCAGAGGACAGCGAAGGAGGGAAAATGAGAGAAGGATTTACTCTTTTCACCCTCACAGGGCAGTTAATGTACACTATTATTTGGTGCTCGTATTCCATTCCGATTGACAGACTGATggatgaaaaacaagtttaagttctgtgattattatcattattaatgctattgacttttttttttttttgttaacgtttgtcttattttttccaTGGAATTGGTAAGAActgacaggaacacaaacagcatTAAGGTCTGACCGGCCATTCCTCTTCCTATGCACGGCTATACTGTACCAGATTAACTGGACCATTACTGTATTATctattgtgtttctttttgtaTGTTCAGGATTGTTGTGACCCGACCTGTCACATTTTCTCCTGGACAGTTTGAAGCGTGTGGACTGACTGAGGAGTAAGGCACTTGTCCTGTGATAAGTTGGATACTATTTTTCTTAAACCG from Anguilla anguilla isolate fAngAng1 chromosome 8, fAngAng1.pri, whole genome shotgun sequence includes these protein-coding regions:
- the LOC118232864 gene encoding inhibitor of growth protein 4-like isoform X1 yields the protein MAAGVYLEHYLDSIENLPFELQRNFQLMRDLDERTEDLKGQIDSLAREYTTSARTLSSEQKLSLLRQIQQSYGKCKEFGDDKIQLAMQTYEMVDKHIRRLDTDLARFEADLKEKQLESTDYDSASSKGNKAESRGLKDKKVARTRSKVKNSDDDSSPKNGQKKVKLIHTVEFPAPTVNFGNVHPSDVLDMPVDPNEPTYCLCHQVSYGEMIGCDNTDCSIEWFHFACVGLTTKPRGKWYCPRCSQERKKK
- the LOC118232864 gene encoding inhibitor of growth protein 4-like isoform X2, which encodes MAAGVYLEHYLDSIENLPFELQRNFQLMRDLDERTEDLKGQIDSLAREYTTSARTLSSEQKLSLLRQIQQSYGKCKEFGDDKIQLAMQTYEMVDKHIRRLDTDLARFEADLKEKQLESTDYDSASSKGNKESRGLKDKKVARTRSKVKNSDDDSSPKNGQKKVKLIHTVEFPAPTVNFGNVHPSDVLDMPVDPNEPTYCLCHQVSYGEMIGCDNTDCSIEWFHFACVGLTTKPRGKWYCPRCSQERKKK